AAATGAGGAACGTATTTATACAGTTCTGAGAAAAGCGAAGGCTTCTCCCTATGATCGGGCAAAGGTTTTGTTGAACCTTGCCTATTACTGGCGAAAGTTGGGAGAAGTAGAGAGATTAAAAGCGGTCTTGGTTGAGCTGCTTGCTTCTTTGCCAAATGTCCAGCCTGTGGCTTTGGATCATGATAATCCGCGTAAATATGTTTTGAATGGGGTTCTAAATGCTCAGAAGTCTGCTGGGATGCATGACTGGTATTACGAAACTTATCAAAAGTACGCAGATATTCTTAAATGAAGCTCTAAGCTAACCCTTTGAAAAAAGATTCAAAAAAGAGTCACTTTGACCTTGCATCCCATCCGGGCTTCCCATATAAACCAGCCATTCGCTCTTTCACCCCATTTAAGGGGTTGAGTTCTTCGGCGTTCTCATGCGCCCTTTCGGGGGTTGAGAGTGTCGAGGTTTTTTTGTTGTCTGAGTTAGGTAATAAACTCTTATGGAACACCAAAATATCCGTATCCGCTTGAAAGCGTTTGATCACCGCGTACTGGATCAGTCCGCGAAAGAGATCGTTAACACGGCCAAGCGTACAGGTGCTCAGGTAAAGGGTCCTATCCCTCTACCTACTCGTATTGAGCGTTTCACAATTCTGCGTTCTCCTCACGTAAACAAGAAATCTCGTGAGCAGTTCGAGACGCGGACACACAAACGTCTTTTGGACATTGTGGATCCGACGCCGCAGACTGTGGATGCGCTTATGAAGCTGGACCTCGCGTCCGGCGTTGATGTTGAAATTAAGCTTTAAAGGATTAGGGCAGATGCGATCTGGTCTCATCGCGCAAAAATTGGGTATGACCCGTGTCTTTGCTGAAGACGGCAACCATGTTGGCGTAACAGTATTGAAGGTTGATACTCAGGTAGTAGCGCAGCGTACCGAAGACAAGGATGGCTACACAGCAGTGCAGCTCGGATTTGGTAGCGCCAAGGTCAAGAACGTGAGCAAGCCCATGCGCGGGCACTTCGCCGCTAACAAGGTGGAGCCAAAAGCCAAACTGGCAGAATTCCGCGTGGAGCCTGAAGGTCTTATCGAAGTGGGTGCGGAACTCTCTGCAGAACACTTCGTCGTTGGTCAGTCTGTTGATGTAACAGGCACGTCCATCGGTAAAGGCTTTGCAGGGGGCATGAAACGTCACAACTTTGGCGGTCTTCGTGCTTCTCACGGTGTATCAATCTCACACCGTTCTCACGGTTCCACCGGTCAATGTCAGGACCCTGGCCGCGTCTTCAAAGGTAAGAAGATGGCGGGTCATATGGGTGCTGCGCGTGTGACTGTTCAGAATCTCGAAATCGTCGCCACAGATGGCGAGCGTGGTCTTATCATGGTTAAGGGCGGTCTGCCCGGTGCCAAGGGTGGTTACGTTCTGGTGAAAGATGCTGTTAAGCGTCCGGCACCTGAAGGTCTTCCGTTCCCGGCAGCTGTGAAGTCTGCGCCAGCAGCAGCAGAGGCTCCGGCCGAAGCTGAAGCTGAGACGACTGAGGAATAAGTGGCATGAAGTGCGACGTAATTAGTCTTGAAAATAAGAAAGTCGGCGATATTGAGCTGGACGACGCTATCTTTGGCGTTGAGCCGCGTGCTGACATTCTTCACCGTGTGGTAAACTGGCAGTTGGCTCGTCGCCAAGCTGGTACACACAAAGTAAAAACTCGTGGTGAGCTGGCTATCGTGAAAACGAAACCGTTCAAGCAAAAGGGTACTGGTAACGCTCGTCAGGGCTTTAAAGGTGTCACCCAGATGCGTGGCGGTGCGACTGTTCATGGTCCGGTTGTTCGTTCTTACGCACACAACCTGAACAAAAAAGTTCGCAAGCTCGGTCTGAAATGCGCGCTGTCTTCAAAAGCAGCTGGCGGTTCTCTGATCGTTGTTGACGAAGCCAAGCTGGATGCCCCGAAAACAAAAGAAGCTGCTGCTAAGCTGAAAGCTCTGGAGCTGACTTCTGCTTTGTTTATCGATGCAACCGACGTTGATGCCAACTTCCAAAACGCCATTGCCAACATTCCTGGTATTGATGCGTTGCCGAGCCAAGGTGCTAACGTTTACGACATTCTGCGTGCTGACAAATTGGTTCTGACCAAAGGTGCAGTCGAAAAATTGGTGGAGCGCTTGTCATGACAAAATATCTTGCAAGCAAAGTAACCGTTTCTAAAGAACGTGAGTTTGAATTGCTGCGTTCTCCGGTTATCACCGAGAAAGCGACACTGCTGTCAGAACACAACCAGGTAACATTCCGTGTACCGATGGATGCGAACAAAATTGAAGTTCGCAAAGCGGTTGAGAATGTGTTTGGTGTGAAGGTTACTGCGGTTAATACCATTATTACTAAAGGTAAAGCCAAACGTTTCCGTGGCCGCATGGGTCGTCGTTCCGATGTCAAAAAAGCAATCGTGACACTTGCCGAAGGTGAGTCTATCGATGTGACGACGGGGGTCTAAACCATGGCTTTGAAAAAATTCAAACCGACGACTCCGGGCCAGCGTAGCTTGGTTCTGGTAGATCGTTCCGATCTGTACAAAGGCAAACCGGTCAAAGCATTGACTGAGGGCCTGCGTAAGAGCGGCGGTCGTAACAACACAGGTCGTATTACATCTCGCCGTATCGGTGGTGGTCATAAGCGTCGTTATCGCTTCATCGACTTTAAACGTAATGCGAAATTTGATGTTCCGGCTACAGTAGAGCGTCTTGAGTACGATCCTAACCGTACAGCCTTTATTGCTCTTATCCGCTACGAAGACGGGGAACTGTCTTACATCATCGCACCGCAACGTCTGCAAGTTGGCGACACTGTTGTTGCTGGCGAGCGCGTGGACGTAAAACCGGGTAATGCTATGCCTTTGGCAAACATTCCGGTTGGTACCATCATTCATAACGTCGAAATGAAGCCTGGTAAGGGTGCTCAGATCGCACGTTCTGCCGGTACTTACGTTCAGCTCGTTGGTAAAGACCAGGGTTACGCTCAGCTTCGTCTCGGTTCTGGCGAGGTTCGCCTGGTCCGTGGTGAGTGCATGGCAACTATCGGCGCTGTTTCCAACCCGGACAACCAAAACGCTAAGCTCGGTAAAGCCGGTCGTAGCCGTTGGTTGGGCAAACGCCCATCTGTCCGTGGTGTGGCAATGAACCCTGTCGATCACCCACATGGTGGTGGTGAAGGTCGCACCTCTGGTGGCCGTCATCCGGTTACACCTTGGGGTAAACCGACTAAGGGTAAGCGCACTCGTAGCAACAAGAAGACGGACGCGTTGATTATGCGCAGCCGTCATAAGAAATAGGAGGTCGGCTCATGGCTCGTTCCGTATGGAAAGGACCGTTTGTTGACGGCTATCTGCTTACTAAAGCAGAGAAGGCGCGTGAGTCCGGTCGCAATGATGTCATTAAGACATGGTCGCGTCGTTCCACTATCCTGCCGCAATTTGTAGGCCTCACATTTGGTGTCTACAACGGTAACAAATTTATCCCGGTTTTGGTGACAGAAGACATGATCGGTCACAAGTTTGGTGAATTCTCACCGACTCGTACCTATTATGGTCACGCAGCCGACAAGAAAGCCAAAAGGAAGTAAGTTATGGGTAAGAAAAAGGCAGATCGTCGCCTTGCCGATAACGAGGCAATGGCTCGCGCCAAAATGATCCGTGTCAGCCCGCAAAAGCTGAACCTGGTCTGTGCCTCTATCCGTGGCAAAAGCGCTTCTTCTGCGGTTGCAGAACTGGCATTTTCCAAACGTCGTGTCGCTAAAGACGTTAAGGCGGTTCTGGAATCTGCTATTGCAAACGCTGAGAACAACCACCAGCTCGACGTTGACAACCTGTTTGTCGCAGAAGCCTCTGTAGGTCGTGCTATGGTCATGAAACGCTGGAAAGCACGTGCTCGTGGCCGTGTTGGCAAAATCATGAAACCTTGGTCAAACATGCGCATCATTTTGCGTGAACGTGAGGAGACAGCATAATGGGTCAGAAGGTAAACCCGATTGGTCTGCGCCTCGGGATCAACCGTACATGGGAATCCCGTTGGTACGCTGATAAAGGCGATTATGCTGGCAAACTGCACCAAGACCTTGAACTGCGTGAGTTGATCAAAAAAGAACTCGCACAGGCAGGTGTTGCGAAGGTTGTCATCGAACGTCCGGCAAAGCGTGCTCGCATTACAATTCACACGGCTCGTCCGGGTGTTGTAATCGGCAAAAAAGGCCAAGACATCGAAAAACTGCGTCAGCGTCTGTCTAAAATGACTGGCAATGACGTTCGTTTGAACATCGTTGAAATCCGCAAGCCGGAATTGGACGCACAACTGGTTGCTGACTCTATTGCTCAACAGCTGGAACGTCGTGTTTCTTTCCGTCGTGCGATGAAACGTTCTGTTCAGTCTGCTATGCGCCTTGGTGCACTCGGTATTCGTATCAACTGTTCCGGCCGTCTGGGCGGTGCTGAGATCGCGCGTACTGAATGGTATCGTGAAGGCCGTGTTCCGCTGCACACACTGCGTGCAAACGTTGATTACGGGACTTCTACAGGTCACACGACTTATGGTGCGTGTGGTGTGAAAGTCTGGATCTTCAAAGGCGAAATCATGGAACACGATCCGATGGCAGTTGAAAAACTGTCTGCTGATGCGCAGCCGGCTCAGGCTCGCTAAGGGAGAGGTTAATCATGTTATTGCCAAAACGTACAAAGTTCCGCAAACAGCATAAAGGCCGTATTAAAGGCAATGCGAAGGGCGGTTCTACTTTGAACTTCGGGACTTATGGCTTGAAAGCTTTGACTCCTGAGCGTGTTACGTCTCGTCAAATCGAAGCTGCGCGTCGTGCTATGACCCGTCACATGAAACGTACAGGTCGTGTATGGATCCGTATCTTCCCTGACGTGCCTGTTTCCAAAAAACCTGCTGAAGTCCGTATGGGTAAAGGTAAAGGTTCACCGGAATTCTGGGCTTGTAAGGTAAAGCCGGGCCGTATCATGTTTGAAATCGAAGGTGTTCCGCAGGATGTAGCGCGTCGCGCTATGGAATTGGCTTCTGCCAAGTTGCCGGTACGCACTCGCTTCGTAACCCGTTTGGGTGAAGGAGAGTAAGATGAAGGCTGCAGAAATCCGTTCCAAAAGCTCTGACGAGCTGAAGGATGAGCTGCTGAAACTGCGTAAAGAAGCGTTTAACCTGCGCTTCCAGGCAGCCAGCGGTCAATTGGAAAACACAGCTCGTGTCCGTCAGGTACGTCGCGATATCGCACGTATTAAGACGGTCATCGGCGAAAAAGCCTAAGGAGCAAAGTGATGCCTAAACGTATCCTCCAAGGCGTTGTTGTTAGCGACAAACAAGAAAAGACTGTTGTGGTGAAAGTAGAACGCCGCTTTATGCACCCGCTCTACAAAAAGTTCATCAAGCGCTCTAAGAAGTATGCCGCGCACGACGAGAACAATCAGTTCAAAATTGGTGACGCAGTGAAAATTGTGGAAACCAAACCTATTTCCAAGAATAAAACTTGGGAAGTGGTTATCGAGGAAGCCTAAGCCGTTAGGCTTCCTCTTTTTTAGACAGCATGTATCGCTGATAAGTCTTGACTCTTGGGTCCTAAGAGATTAGGTATCCGGACCTCATGACATAAAAGTGTTACTTGTATGTCTGATGAATAGGGAAGCCTAAGTATTTAGGCTTCCTTAATTTCGTGACCAAGGATCTAGATAAGGGAAAATTCTATGATTCAGATGCAAACCAACTTGGACGTGGCGGATAACTCCGGTGCACGCCGAGTGCAGTGCATCAAGGTTCTCGGTGGTTCCAAGCGCCGTTGGGCTTCTGTGGGCGACGTTATCGTCGTTTCCGTTAAAGAAGCTATTCCGCGCGGTCGTGTGAAAAAAGGTGACGTGCATCGCGCCGTTATCGTTCGCACAGCCAAGGACATCCGTCGCCCTGATGGCTCTGTAATTCGTTTCGATAAGAACGCTGCTGTTTTGATCAACAAAAACGGCGAACCTATCGGTACACGTATCTTTGGCCCAGTTACACGTGAGCTTCGCTCTCGTAACTATATGAAGATCGTCTCCCTAGCTCCGGAGGTGCTCTGATATGGCAGCCAAGATTAAAAAGGGCGATAACGTTATCGTTCTGACCGGTAAAGACAAGGGCAAGCAAGGCGAAGTCCTCAGCGTAAACCCATCTGCTGCCAAAGCTGTAGTGCAAGGCATCAATATGGTGAAGCGCCACACGAAGCCGACCCAGTTCCAAGCCGGCGGTATCGTTGAAAAAGAAGCCGCAATTGCTCTGTCCAACATTGCGATTGTTGATCCTAAAGAAGGCAAAGCAACTCGCGTTGGCTTCAAAACTCTCGAAGACGGCAAGAAAGTACGCGTTGCGAAACTTTCTGGCGAAGTCATCGACAGCTAAGGGATTGGATAATGGCTCGTCTTAAAGAAGTATATAATTCTAAAATCCGTGGTGAGATGAAAGAAGAGTTCGGTTATGCAAATGAAATGCAGATCCCGAAACTCGAGAAAATCGTCGTAAACATGGGTGTGGGTGAAGCTGCCCAGGACAAGAAGAAAATCGAAGCAGCGGTTGCTGAACTTGAAGCAATCACTGGCCAGAAAGCGATTAAAACCAAAGCGACTAAATCCATCGCCGGCTTCAAGCTGCGTGAAGGTCAAGTGGTTGGGGCAAAAGTTACGCTGCGTCGTAACCAAATGTTCGAATTCATGGATCGCCTGGTGAATATCGCTCTTCCGCGTGTTCGTGACTTCCGTGGTCTGAATGGCAAGTCTTTCGATGGTCGTGGTAACTACGCCATGGGGATCAAAGAACAAATCGTATTCCCGGAAATCGACTACGATAAAGTAGACGCAATCCGTGGTATGGACATCGTAATCTGCACAACGGCGAATACTGACGACGAAGCACGCTCTTTGTTGGCTAAATTCGACATGCCGTTCGCGAAGTAACGATAGAAGGATATTTAGTTATGGCTAAAGCAAGTGCTATCGATAAAAACAAAAAGCGCGAACGTAAAGTAGCGAAATACGCTCAAAAGCGCGCTGAGTTGAAAGCGATCATCATGAACCGTGACCTTCCGGGCGAAGAGCGTATGGCTGCTCAGTTTAAACTGAACGCTATGCCGCGCGATGCGTCTGCAAGCCGCGTTCGTCTACGTTGTGAAGTAACCGGCCGCCCGCGCGGCAACTACCGTAAGTTCAAAATGTGTCGTATTAAATTCCGCGACCTGGCTTCAATCGGTAGCTTGCCTGGTGTGGTTAAGTCGAGCTGGTAAGGAGATACGATCATGTCTATGTCAGATCCCTTAGGGGATATGCTGACCCGTATCCGTAACGGTCAACAAGCAAACAAAAGCGCTGTAAATGCGCCGGCGTCCAAGCTTCGTGCGAACGTTCTGGAAGTATTGAAACGGGAAGGTTACATTCGTGGTTTTGAAAAAGTAACTGGCGATGCCGGCTTTGATGAACTGCGTATTGAACTGAAATACTACGATGGCAAGCCTGTCATCTCTCAAATCAAGCGTGTGTCTACACCGGGTCGCCGTGTGTATTCTGGCGTTAGCGATTTGCCGAAGGTTTTCAATGGCCTGGGTATTTCCATTTTGACTACACCACGCGGTGTAATGTCTGATGCAGAAGCTCGTGACGCCAACGTTGGCGGCGAGATCCTCTGCACGGTCTTCTAAGGAGGGAGCATACTATGTCACGTATTGGTAAGCACCCTGTAGAAGTACCTTCTGGCGTTACTGTGACTGTAAACGGTCAAGATGTTGTCGCTAAAGGTAAGAACGGTGAGTTGACTTTCACTGTAATGGACGAAGTTGCTGTTTCTCAAGAAGACGGCAAAGTTGTTGTTGCACCGAAAAA
This sequence is a window from Terasakiella sp. SH-1. Protein-coding genes within it:
- the rpsH gene encoding 30S ribosomal protein S8; translated protein: MSMSDPLGDMLTRIRNGQQANKSAVNAPASKLRANVLEVLKREGYIRGFEKVTGDAGFDELRIELKYYDGKPVISQIKRVSTPGRRVYSGVSDLPKVFNGLGISILTTPRGVMSDAEARDANVGGEILCTVF
- the rpsJ gene encoding 30S ribosomal protein S10, which codes for MEHQNIRIRLKAFDHRVLDQSAKEIVNTAKRTGAQVKGPIPLPTRIERFTILRSPHVNKKSREQFETRTHKRLLDIVDPTPQTVDALMKLDLASGVDVEIKL
- the rplB gene encoding 50S ribosomal protein L2, which translates into the protein MALKKFKPTTPGQRSLVLVDRSDLYKGKPVKALTEGLRKSGGRNNTGRITSRRIGGGHKRRYRFIDFKRNAKFDVPATVERLEYDPNRTAFIALIRYEDGELSYIIAPQRLQVGDTVVAGERVDVKPGNAMPLANIPVGTIIHNVEMKPGKGAQIARSAGTYVQLVGKDQGYAQLRLGSGEVRLVRGECMATIGAVSNPDNQNAKLGKAGRSRWLGKRPSVRGVAMNPVDHPHGGGEGRTSGGRHPVTPWGKPTKGKRTRSNKKTDALIMRSRHKK
- the rpsC gene encoding 30S ribosomal protein S3, coding for MGQKVNPIGLRLGINRTWESRWYADKGDYAGKLHQDLELRELIKKELAQAGVAKVVIERPAKRARITIHTARPGVVIGKKGQDIEKLRQRLSKMTGNDVRLNIVEIRKPELDAQLVADSIAQQLERRVSFRRAMKRSVQSAMRLGALGIRINCSGRLGGAEIARTEWYREGRVPLHTLRANVDYGTSTGHTTYGACGVKVWIFKGEIMEHDPMAVEKLSADAQPAQAR
- the rplX gene encoding 50S ribosomal protein L24, with protein sequence MAAKIKKGDNVIVLTGKDKGKQGEVLSVNPSAAKAVVQGINMVKRHTKPTQFQAGGIVEKEAAIALSNIAIVDPKEGKATRVGFKTLEDGKKVRVAKLSGEVIDS
- the rplP gene encoding 50S ribosomal protein L16, with the translated sequence MLLPKRTKFRKQHKGRIKGNAKGGSTLNFGTYGLKALTPERVTSRQIEAARRAMTRHMKRTGRVWIRIFPDVPVSKKPAEVRMGKGKGSPEFWACKVKPGRIMFEIEGVPQDVARRAMELASAKLPVRTRFVTRLGEGE
- the rplN gene encoding 50S ribosomal protein L14: MIQMQTNLDVADNSGARRVQCIKVLGGSKRRWASVGDVIVVSVKEAIPRGRVKKGDVHRAVIVRTAKDIRRPDGSVIRFDKNAAVLINKNGEPIGTRIFGPVTRELRSRNYMKIVSLAPEVL
- the rpsQ gene encoding 30S ribosomal protein S17 → MPKRILQGVVVSDKQEKTVVVKVERRFMHPLYKKFIKRSKKYAAHDENNQFKIGDAVKIVETKPISKNKTWEVVIEEA
- the rplC gene encoding 50S ribosomal protein L3; the protein is MRSGLIAQKLGMTRVFAEDGNHVGVTVLKVDTQVVAQRTEDKDGYTAVQLGFGSAKVKNVSKPMRGHFAANKVEPKAKLAEFRVEPEGLIEVGAELSAEHFVVGQSVDVTGTSIGKGFAGGMKRHNFGGLRASHGVSISHRSHGSTGQCQDPGRVFKGKKMAGHMGAARVTVQNLEIVATDGERGLIMVKGGLPGAKGGYVLVKDAVKRPAPEGLPFPAAVKSAPAAAEAPAEAEAETTEE
- the rplD gene encoding 50S ribosomal protein L4, with translation MKCDVISLENKKVGDIELDDAIFGVEPRADILHRVVNWQLARRQAGTHKVKTRGELAIVKTKPFKQKGTGNARQGFKGVTQMRGGATVHGPVVRSYAHNLNKKVRKLGLKCALSSKAAGGSLIVVDEAKLDAPKTKEAAAKLKALELTSALFIDATDVDANFQNAIANIPGIDALPSQGANVYDILRADKLVLTKGAVEKLVERLS
- the rpsN gene encoding 30S ribosomal protein S14: MAKASAIDKNKKRERKVAKYAQKRAELKAIIMNRDLPGEERMAAQFKLNAMPRDASASRVRLRCEVTGRPRGNYRKFKMCRIKFRDLASIGSLPGVVKSSW
- a CDS encoding 50S ribosomal protein L23 encodes the protein MTKYLASKVTVSKEREFELLRSPVITEKATLLSEHNQVTFRVPMDANKIEVRKAVENVFGVKVTAVNTIITKGKAKRFRGRMGRRSDVKKAIVTLAEGESIDVTTGV
- the rpsS gene encoding 30S ribosomal protein S19, with protein sequence MARSVWKGPFVDGYLLTKAEKARESGRNDVIKTWSRRSTILPQFVGLTFGVYNGNKFIPVLVTEDMIGHKFGEFSPTRTYYGHAADKKAKRK
- the rpmC gene encoding 50S ribosomal protein L29, translating into MKAAEIRSKSSDELKDELLKLRKEAFNLRFQAASGQLENTARVRQVRRDIARIKTVIGEKA
- the rplE gene encoding 50S ribosomal protein L5 — its product is MARLKEVYNSKIRGEMKEEFGYANEMQIPKLEKIVVNMGVGEAAQDKKKIEAAVAELEAITGQKAIKTKATKSIAGFKLREGQVVGAKVTLRRNQMFEFMDRLVNIALPRVRDFRGLNGKSFDGRGNYAMGIKEQIVFPEIDYDKVDAIRGMDIVICTTANTDDEARSLLAKFDMPFAK
- the rplV gene encoding 50S ribosomal protein L22, translated to MGKKKADRRLADNEAMARAKMIRVSPQKLNLVCASIRGKSASSAVAELAFSKRRVAKDVKAVLESAIANAENNHQLDVDNLFVAEASVGRAMVMKRWKARARGRVGKIMKPWSNMRIILREREETA